A section of the Polyangium spumosum genome encodes:
- a CDS encoding cyanophycinase produces MAHDEHEGSAHGAHGKDRHLHRGPLIAIGGAEDKVGTRSVLREVVRHAGGPKHARIAVFPTASSIPTELAGTYEAIFRELGADVHVVRIESRADGDDPRTLALIREMTGVFFTGGDQGRIVTMLGGTELARTIRRAHRSGCVVAGTSAGASVLCDHMIAQGRKGYAPRRELVMLAPGLGLTRKLVIDQHFAQRHRIGRLFSAVAMNPFLIGVGIDEDTAIVLRSDKKMDVIGRGTVTVIDGSKIQHTDIHEVPRNASAALLGLSVHVLTQGCGYDIDGRLPSWPSRSKEAT; encoded by the coding sequence TTGGCCCACGACGAGCACGAAGGGAGCGCGCACGGCGCGCACGGGAAAGACCGCCATCTCCACCGCGGCCCGCTCATCGCCATCGGCGGGGCGGAGGACAAGGTCGGCACGCGTAGCGTCCTGCGTGAAGTCGTCCGTCACGCCGGCGGCCCCAAGCACGCCCGGATCGCCGTCTTCCCCACGGCCTCCAGCATCCCCACCGAGCTCGCGGGGACGTACGAGGCGATCTTCCGCGAGCTCGGCGCCGACGTACACGTCGTGCGTATCGAGAGCCGCGCCGACGGCGACGATCCACGCACCCTCGCGCTCATCCGCGAGATGACCGGCGTCTTCTTCACGGGCGGCGATCAAGGCCGCATCGTGACCATGCTCGGCGGCACCGAGCTCGCGCGCACCATCCGCCGCGCGCACCGGAGCGGCTGCGTCGTCGCCGGCACCTCCGCGGGCGCGAGTGTCCTCTGTGATCACATGATCGCGCAGGGCAGGAAGGGCTACGCGCCGCGCCGCGAGCTCGTCATGCTCGCCCCCGGCCTCGGCCTCACGCGCAAGCTCGTCATCGACCAGCACTTCGCGCAGCGCCACCGCATCGGCCGCCTCTTCTCCGCCGTCGCGATGAACCCCTTCCTCATCGGCGTCGGCATCGACGAGGACACCGCGATCGTCCTGCGCTCCGACAAGAAGATGGACGTCATCGGCCGCGGCACCGTCACCGTCATCGACGGCTCGAAGATCCAGCACACCGACATCCACGAGGTCCCGCGCAACGCATCGGCCGCGCTCCTCGGTTTGTCCGTCCACGTCCTCACGCAGGGCTGCGGCTACGACATCGACGGCCGCCTGCCCTCGTGGCCATCCCGCAGCAAAGAGGCAACGTGA
- the cphA gene encoding cyanophycin synthetase produces MKLLETRVYRGPNLYGYRPVIRLTLDLEELEQYPSDKIPGFVDKLLADVPTLHEHGCSYGEPGGFIRRLQDGTWFGHITEHMALEFQCLAGTPVTYGKTRTAYREGVYHVVYSFEEESVGRRAGELALRYLQGLLPETFPDHLPPIADLKAEIEDLARLAERMALGPSTRSLVDEAKRRGIPTMRLNKHSLVQFGWGTHQKRIQATVTSETRHIAVEIAQDKALTNSLLERAGLPVPRQERAYSADEAVELAERIGYPVVVKPMDLSHGRGVALNLMTPEAVREAWTKAYDLSSYVLVETFQTGQDHRVLVVNGEVVAVSERVPGHVVGDGKSTIKELVDQVNSDPRRGVGHEKVLTRIEIDDQAKRLMNLAGVTLETVLPADQVFALRSTGNLSTGGTAIDRTDVIHPDNIDIAVRAAKVVGLDVAGIDLICSDISKSCREHGGVIVEVNAAPGFRMHVSPTVGTPRNVASPVLDMLFPNNAPARIPLAAITGTNGKTTTSRMVAHILKMSGKRTGLTTTDGIYIDGERILKGDMTGPWSARVVLTDPTVEAAVLETARGGILREGLGWDRCDVGAVLNVSADHLGLAGVDTVEDLAFVKRLIVEVVRDGGTSVLNADDPLVREMADKAGGRVMWFSRSPSNETVREHVRAGGRAAVLEQGVNGDMITIYDGDRHVPVTWTHLVPATFEGKAKFNVENALAAAAIAFSMGVSLEHIRQGLRTFTTSFFQAPGRCNVFDEHPFRVIVDYGHNAAAMSKMAELVLGLRRERSIGVLMAAGDRRDDDIRAIGREAAKAFDVIIAKEDASRRGRKPGEIASLLAEGAREAGRTEEQILKKLDEKEAVDAALAMARPGDLVVVFADDVTACWKQVIYWGKERTSHLPPLPHED; encoded by the coding sequence GTGAAGCTCCTCGAAACACGCGTCTACCGCGGCCCCAACCTCTACGGCTACCGCCCCGTCATTCGCCTGACCCTCGACCTCGAGGAGCTCGAGCAGTACCCGAGCGACAAGATCCCCGGCTTCGTCGACAAACTGCTCGCCGACGTCCCCACGTTGCACGAGCACGGCTGCTCCTACGGCGAGCCCGGCGGCTTCATCCGCAGGCTGCAGGACGGCACCTGGTTCGGCCACATCACCGAGCACATGGCGCTCGAGTTCCAGTGCCTCGCGGGCACACCCGTCACGTACGGCAAGACGCGCACGGCCTACCGCGAGGGCGTCTACCACGTCGTCTACAGTTTTGAAGAGGAGTCGGTCGGCAGGCGCGCGGGAGAGCTCGCGTTGCGGTACTTGCAGGGCCTCCTGCCCGAGACCTTCCCCGATCACCTGCCGCCGATCGCCGATCTGAAGGCCGAGATCGAGGACCTCGCGCGCCTCGCGGAGCGTATGGCCCTCGGCCCGTCCACGCGTAGCCTCGTCGACGAGGCCAAGCGCCGCGGCATCCCGACGATGCGCCTCAACAAGCACAGCCTCGTGCAGTTCGGCTGGGGCACGCACCAGAAGCGCATCCAGGCCACGGTCACCAGCGAGACGCGGCACATCGCCGTCGAGATCGCGCAGGACAAGGCGCTCACCAACTCGCTGCTCGAGCGCGCGGGTTTGCCCGTGCCGCGGCAGGAGCGCGCCTACTCGGCCGACGAGGCCGTCGAGCTCGCCGAGCGCATCGGCTACCCCGTCGTCGTCAAGCCGATGGACCTCTCGCATGGCCGCGGCGTCGCGCTGAACCTCATGACGCCCGAGGCCGTGCGCGAGGCGTGGACCAAGGCGTACGACCTCTCGAGTTACGTCCTCGTCGAGACCTTCCAGACCGGCCAGGATCATCGCGTGCTCGTGGTGAACGGCGAGGTCGTCGCCGTCTCCGAGCGCGTCCCTGGCCACGTCGTCGGCGACGGCAAGAGCACGATCAAAGAGCTCGTCGATCAGGTGAACAGCGACCCGCGCCGCGGCGTCGGTCACGAAAAGGTCCTCACGCGGATCGAGATCGACGATCAGGCCAAGCGCCTCATGAACCTCGCCGGCGTCACGCTGGAGACGGTGCTGCCTGCGGACCAGGTCTTCGCGCTCCGCTCGACGGGCAACCTCTCCACGGGTGGCACCGCGATCGATCGCACCGACGTGATCCACCCGGACAACATCGACATCGCCGTGCGCGCCGCGAAGGTCGTTGGCCTCGACGTCGCGGGCATCGATCTGATCTGCTCCGACATCTCGAAGAGCTGCCGCGAGCACGGCGGCGTCATCGTCGAGGTCAACGCCGCGCCTGGCTTCCGCATGCACGTCTCGCCGACCGTGGGCACGCCGCGCAACGTCGCGTCGCCCGTGCTCGACATGCTCTTCCCGAACAACGCGCCTGCGCGTATCCCGCTCGCGGCGATCACCGGCACGAACGGCAAGACCACGACGAGCCGCATGGTCGCGCACATCCTCAAGATGAGCGGCAAGCGCACGGGCCTCACGACGACGGACGGCATCTACATCGACGGCGAGCGCATCCTGAAGGGCGACATGACGGGCCCGTGGAGCGCGCGTGTCGTGCTCACGGATCCGACCGTCGAGGCCGCGGTGCTCGAGACCGCGCGTGGCGGCATCCTCCGGGAAGGCCTCGGCTGGGATCGTTGTGACGTCGGCGCCGTGCTCAACGTCTCGGCCGATCACCTCGGCCTCGCGGGCGTCGACACGGTCGAGGACCTCGCCTTCGTGAAGCGCCTCATCGTCGAGGTCGTCCGCGACGGCGGCACGAGCGTGCTCAACGCCGACGACCCGCTCGTGCGCGAGATGGCGGACAAGGCGGGTGGCCGCGTCATGTGGTTCTCGCGTTCGCCCTCGAACGAGACCGTCCGCGAGCACGTGCGCGCGGGTGGACGCGCGGCCGTGCTCGAGCAGGGCGTCAACGGCGACATGATCACGATCTACGACGGCGACCGGCACGTCCCGGTGACGTGGACGCACCTCGTCCCGGCGACGTTCGAGGGCAAGGCGAAGTTCAACGTCGAGAACGCGCTCGCGGCCGCGGCGATCGCCTTCTCGATGGGCGTCTCGCTCGAGCACATCCGCCAGGGCCTGCGCACCTTCACGACCTCGTTCTTCCAGGCGCCGGGCCGCTGCAACGTCTTCGACGAGCACCCGTTCCGCGTGATCGTCGACTACGGGCACAACGCGGCGGCGATGTCGAAGATGGCCGAGCTCGTCCTCGGCCTGCGACGCGAGCGCTCGATCGGCGTGCTCATGGCCGCGGGCGATCGGCGCGACGACGACATCCGCGCGATCGGCCGCGAGGCGGCGAAGGCGTTCGACGTGATCATCGCGAAGGAGGACGCGTCGCGCCGTGGGCGCAAGCCGGGCGAGATCGCGTCGCTGCTCGCGGAGGGCGCGCGCGAGGCGGGCAGGACCGAGGAGCAGATCCTGAAGAAGCTCGACGAGAAGGAGGCCGTGGACGCGGCGCTCGCGATGGCGCGGCCGGGGGATCTCGTCGTCGTGTTCGCGGACGACGTCACGGCCTGCTGGAAGCAGGTCATCTACTGGGGCAAGGAGCGCACGTCGCACCTGCCTCCCCTTCCGCACGAGGATTGA
- the proS gene encoding proline--tRNA ligase, translating into MAKNDAPKTAISPTRAEDYAEWYQQVVRAADLAESSPVRGCMVIKPWGYALWENIQRELDRMFKATGHKNAYFPLFIPKSFLEKEAEHVEGFAKECAIVTHHRLVAGPEGGLVPDPEAKLEEPLIVRPTSETIIGAAFASWVQSYRDLPLLINQWANVVRWELRTRLFLRTAEFLWQEGHTAHATEEEARAETMQMLDVYATFAEDFMAMPVIKGPKTASERFPGAVDTYAIEAMMQDRKALQAGTSHFLGQNFAKASGIKFQTAKETEEYAWTTSWGVSTRLIGGLLMTHADDDGLVLPPRLAPAHVIILPVLRGDDTKAKVMEYVDAVAAELRSASYGGRPIEVEVDKRDIRGGDKQWEWIKKGAPIRVEIGPRDVDGNVMMVARRDRSPKDKVSVTRGEIVSHIVGTLSDIQSGLLAKAKQHRAANTKRIDDMKDFEKFFTAKNEDKPEIHGGFALAHWSGEPEVEAHLKDKFKVTIRNIPLSGIDGVADAKELQEEGRCIVSGKPSRQRVVFAKSY; encoded by the coding sequence GTGGCCAAGAACGACGCCCCCAAGACCGCCATCAGCCCGACCCGCGCCGAGGACTACGCCGAGTGGTACCAGCAGGTCGTGCGCGCCGCCGATCTCGCGGAGAGCTCGCCCGTGCGCGGCTGCATGGTGATCAAGCCGTGGGGCTACGCGCTCTGGGAGAACATCCAGCGAGAGCTCGACCGGATGTTCAAGGCGACGGGCCACAAGAACGCGTACTTCCCGCTGTTCATCCCGAAGTCGTTCCTCGAGAAGGAGGCCGAGCACGTCGAGGGGTTCGCGAAGGAGTGCGCGATCGTGACGCACCACCGCCTCGTCGCCGGGCCCGAGGGCGGGCTCGTGCCGGATCCCGAGGCGAAGCTCGAGGAGCCGCTCATCGTGCGGCCGACGTCGGAGACGATCATCGGCGCGGCGTTCGCGAGCTGGGTGCAGAGCTACCGGGACCTGCCGCTGCTCATCAACCAGTGGGCGAACGTGGTGCGCTGGGAGCTTCGTACGAGGCTCTTCCTGCGGACGGCGGAGTTCCTCTGGCAGGAGGGGCACACGGCGCACGCGACCGAGGAGGAGGCGCGCGCCGAGACGATGCAGATGCTCGACGTGTACGCGACGTTCGCCGAGGACTTCATGGCGATGCCCGTGATCAAGGGGCCGAAGACGGCGAGCGAGCGGTTCCCCGGCGCGGTCGACACGTACGCGATCGAGGCGATGATGCAGGATCGCAAGGCGCTGCAGGCAGGGACGTCGCACTTCCTCGGGCAGAATTTCGCCAAGGCGAGCGGGATCAAGTTCCAGACGGCGAAGGAGACGGAGGAGTACGCGTGGACGACGTCGTGGGGCGTGTCGACGCGGCTCATCGGTGGTCTCTTGATGACGCACGCGGATGACGACGGGCTCGTCCTGCCGCCGCGGCTCGCGCCCGCGCACGTGATCATCCTGCCCGTGCTGCGCGGGGACGACACGAAGGCGAAGGTGATGGAGTACGTCGACGCGGTCGCGGCGGAGCTCCGGAGCGCGAGTTACGGAGGCCGGCCGATCGAGGTCGAGGTCGACAAGCGCGACATCCGCGGCGGCGACAAGCAGTGGGAGTGGATCAAGAAGGGCGCGCCGATCCGCGTCGAGATCGGCCCGCGTGACGTCGACGGGAACGTGATGATGGTGGCGCGGCGAGATCGCTCGCCGAAGGACAAGGTGAGCGTCACGCGGGGCGAGATCGTCTCGCACATCGTCGGCACGCTCTCCGACATCCAGAGCGGCCTGCTCGCGAAGGCGAAGCAGCACCGCGCCGCGAACACGAAGCGCATCGACGACATGAAGGACTTCGAGAAGTTCTTCACGGCGAAGAACGAGGACAAACCGGAGATCCACGGCGGCTTCGCGCTCGCGCACTGGTCGGGCGAGCCGGAGGTCGAGGCGCACCTGAAGGACAAGTTCAAGGTGACGATCCGCAACATCCCGCTCTCGGGGATCGACGGGGTCGCCGACGCGAAGGAGCTCCAGGAAGAGGGGCGCTGCATCGTGTCGGGCAAGCCGAGCCGGCAGCGCGTGGTGTTCGCGAAGTCGTACTGA